One genomic segment of Stigmatopora argus isolate UIUO_Sarg chromosome 3, RoL_Sarg_1.0, whole genome shotgun sequence includes these proteins:
- the lyve1b gene encoding lymphatic vessel endothelial hyaluronic receptor 1b isoform X2 — protein sequence MVVLTDPNLLTPLLTLTITSSLLKVVSLSASEGQSGAGVFLLMEYQSYNFNFTAASTACQSRQATMATTTNVEEALRHGLETCKFGWVAEQVAVIPRVTGNARCGNGKTGLVKWYASLDKTFGVFCFSATAPQKSTMSAVTSSTLFPTTPTVPPLPSSTTVSSPSPATTNKVPLLWTFISAHASTSSPPLPPHSFYSSSSAHPFPSHVVTSSLASTPTLTHASNQQRPTEAPLKAFWSVLIVLAVVFMVVIATGLLCYYYKLKNEPFRSRALQGDDLEAEMWKPTDSRTDLHDQLKEDHEEEEEEEQRDAKYSSDIMLCVNPQFRGGNTML from the exons ATGGTGGTTTTGACTGATCCCAACCTGTTGACTCCTTTGTTGACGCTGACGATCACCTCCTCACTCCTAAAAG TCGTCTCTCTCTCAGCCTCTGAAGGCCAGAGCGGCGCAGGGGTCTTCCTGCTCATGGAATACCAAAGTTACAACTTCAACTTCACTGCTGCGTCTACCGCATGCCAATCACGTCAAGCTACCATGGCGACCACCACCAATGTGGAGGAGGCACTGCGGCATGGACTGGAGACCTGCAA GTTTGGCTGGGTGGCAGAACAGGTGGCCGTCATCCCGAGAGTCACGGGGAATGCCAGGTGTGGAAATGGCAAAACGGGATTAGTGAAGTGGTATGCCAGCCTAGACAAGACTTTTGGAGTCTTCTGCTTCTCTGCCACAG CTCCTCAAAAATCCACCATGTCCGCCGTGACCTCCTCAACTTTGTTCCCGACAACACCCACCGTACCGCCACTCCCTTCCTCAACAACCGTTTCTTCCCCTTCACCAGCCACAACCAACAAAGTGCCCCTGCTTTGGACATTCATTTCAGCCCATGCCTCCACTTCCTCTCCACCTCTTCCTCCCCATTCCTTCTATTCATCTTCCTCAGCCCATCCTTTTCCTTCTCATGTCGTAACATCATCATTGGCGTCTACCCCCACCCTGACTCATGCTTCTAATCAGCAAAGACCCACCGAGGCCCCCCTGAAAG CATTTTGGTCAGTGCTCATCGTCCTGGCTGTCGTCTTCATGGTGGTGATCGCGACCGGATTATTGTGTTATTACTACAAACT GAAAAATGAACCCTTTAGGTCAAGGGCCCTACAGGGGGACGACCTGGAAGCCGAAATGTGGAAGCCCACTGACAGCCGGACAGATCTACATGATCAGCTGAAAGAAGACcatgaggaagaggaagaagaggagcaaAGAGATGCAAAGTACTCCAGTGACATTATGCTGTGTGTGAACCCACAATTTAGGGGTGGCAACACTATGTTATGA
- the rlig1 gene encoding RNA ligase 1: MRRLGSVQQKVSCVFMTEVKEEPSKKRDRQPFHVVATAILNPAVLEADISSALATEKLDGTCCYVTHYKGKPHLWARLDRKANKQAEKRFKKYQYSHRSSKGFTWNVEEDFKAVPDTWIPAHQVKHHNGLPIPDEHGHIPGWVPVEDGNKQYCWHSSVVDYSTGTALVLRPTANNDYDTLEIAAVPLTDLQEQTLELIGTNINGNPYGLGCKKQPVHLLVSHGSICIQNLPLVDFQQLYSWFCSNDEGLVEGIVWHCGNGSLFKVHRHHLGLEWPAKDTHLGNKPAFVRVCGSAVAAGDGSKSLLASFSRLNGHCFSHLRDIHFDS, encoded by the exons ATGAGACGTCTCGGCTCGGTCCAGCAGAAAGTGTCGTGTGTTTTTATGACGGAAGTCAAGGAAGAACCTTCCAAAAAACGTGATCGCCAA CCATTTCATGTGGTCGCCACCGCCATTTTGAACCCTGCCGTGCTGGAAGCCGACATCAGCTCTGCGCTCGCCACAGAGAAACTAGATGGCACCTGCTGCTACGTTACACACTACAAAG GGAAACCACATCTCTGGGCTCGATTGGATAGGAAAGCCAACAAACAGGCAGAAAAGAGATTCAAGAAATATCAGTACTCTCACAGAAGCTCTAAAG GTTTCACGTGGAACGTGGAGGAGGACTTTAAGGCAGTGCCTGACACCTGGATCCCGGCTCACCAAGTCAAACATCACAACGGTCTTCCCATCCCTGATGAACACGGACATATTCCAG GTTGGGTTCCGGTGGAGGATGGCAACAAACAGTATTGCTGGCACTCGTCTGTGGTGGATTACAGCACTGGAACTGCGCTGGTTCTCCGTCCCACTGCCAACAATGACTACGACACTTTGGAAATTGCCGCCGTGCCATTGACAGATCTGCAGGAACAAACTCTAGAGCTGATTGGGACCAACATCAACGGGAACCCGTATG GGTTAGGGTGCAAAAAGCAGCCTGTTCATCTTTTGGTGTCTCATGGGAGCATCTGCATCCAGAACTTGCCGCTCGTGGACTTCCAGCAGCTCTACTCATGGTTTTGTAGTAACGATGAAGGCCTTGTGGAGGGTATCGTTTGGCACTGCGGCAATGGCTCACTCTTCAAG GTTCATCGCCACCACCTCGGCCTGGAATGGCCAGCAAAGGACACTCACCTGGGCAACAAGCCTGCCTTTGTCCGCGTGTGTGGGTCAGCAGTTGCGGCGGGTGACGGCAGCAAAAGTCTGTTGGCCTCATTTTCCCGCCTCAATGGACACTGTTTCAGCCACCTGCGTGACATCCACTTTGACTCGTGA
- the lyve1b gene encoding lymphatic vessel endothelial hyaluronic receptor 1b isoform X3 produces the protein MVVLTDPNLLTPLLTLTITSSLLKASEGQSGAGVFLLMEYQSYNFNFTAASTACQSRQATMATTTNVEEALRHGLETCKFGWVAEQVAVIPRVTGNARCGNGKTGLVKWYASLDKTFGVFCFSATAPQKSTMSAVTSSTLFPTTPTVPPLPSSTTVSSPSPATTNKVPLLWTFISAHASTSSPPLPPHSFYSSSSAHPFPSHVVTSSLASTPTLTHASNQQRPTEAPLKAFWSVLIVLAVVFMVVIATGLLCYYYKLKNEPFRSRALQGDDLEAEMWKPTDSRTDLHDQLKEDHEEEEEEEQRDAKYSSDIMLCVNPQFRGGNTML, from the exons ATGGTGGTTTTGACTGATCCCAACCTGTTGACTCCTTTGTTGACGCTGACGATCACCTCCTCACTCCTAAAAG CCTCTGAAGGCCAGAGCGGCGCAGGGGTCTTCCTGCTCATGGAATACCAAAGTTACAACTTCAACTTCACTGCTGCGTCTACCGCATGCCAATCACGTCAAGCTACCATGGCGACCACCACCAATGTGGAGGAGGCACTGCGGCATGGACTGGAGACCTGCAA GTTTGGCTGGGTGGCAGAACAGGTGGCCGTCATCCCGAGAGTCACGGGGAATGCCAGGTGTGGAAATGGCAAAACGGGATTAGTGAAGTGGTATGCCAGCCTAGACAAGACTTTTGGAGTCTTCTGCTTCTCTGCCACAG CTCCTCAAAAATCCACCATGTCCGCCGTGACCTCCTCAACTTTGTTCCCGACAACACCCACCGTACCGCCACTCCCTTCCTCAACAACCGTTTCTTCCCCTTCACCAGCCACAACCAACAAAGTGCCCCTGCTTTGGACATTCATTTCAGCCCATGCCTCCACTTCCTCTCCACCTCTTCCTCCCCATTCCTTCTATTCATCTTCCTCAGCCCATCCTTTTCCTTCTCATGTCGTAACATCATCATTGGCGTCTACCCCCACCCTGACTCATGCTTCTAATCAGCAAAGACCCACCGAGGCCCCCCTGAAAG CATTTTGGTCAGTGCTCATCGTCCTGGCTGTCGTCTTCATGGTGGTGATCGCGACCGGATTATTGTGTTATTACTACAAACT GAAAAATGAACCCTTTAGGTCAAGGGCCCTACAGGGGGACGACCTGGAAGCCGAAATGTGGAAGCCCACTGACAGCCGGACAGATCTACATGATCAGCTGAAAGAAGACcatgaggaagaggaagaagaggagcaaAGAGATGCAAAGTACTCCAGTGACATTATGCTGTGTGTGAACCCACAATTTAGGGGTGGCAACACTATGTTATGA
- the lyve1b gene encoding lymphatic vessel endothelial hyaluronic receptor 1b isoform X1: protein MGFLTKATNLRCIGKRRLDRPNVCVVVSLSASEGQSGAGVFLLMEYQSYNFNFTAASTACQSRQATMATTTNVEEALRHGLETCKFGWVAEQVAVIPRVTGNARCGNGKTGLVKWYASLDKTFGVFCFSATAPQKSTMSAVTSSTLFPTTPTVPPLPSSTTVSSPSPATTNKVPLLWTFISAHASTSSPPLPPHSFYSSSSAHPFPSHVVTSSLASTPTLTHASNQQRPTEAPLKAFWSVLIVLAVVFMVVIATGLLCYYYKLKNEPFRSRALQGDDLEAEMWKPTDSRTDLHDQLKEDHEEEEEEEQRDAKYSSDIMLCVNPQFRGGNTML, encoded by the exons ATGGGCTTCCTAACTAAAGCGACTAACCTCCGATGTATTGGAAAAAGACGGCTGGACAGACCTAATGTGTGTGTAGTCGTCTCTCTCTCAGCCTCTGAAGGCCAGAGCGGCGCAGGGGTCTTCCTGCTCATGGAATACCAAAGTTACAACTTCAACTTCACTGCTGCGTCTACCGCATGCCAATCACGTCAAGCTACCATGGCGACCACCACCAATGTGGAGGAGGCACTGCGGCATGGACTGGAGACCTGCAA GTTTGGCTGGGTGGCAGAACAGGTGGCCGTCATCCCGAGAGTCACGGGGAATGCCAGGTGTGGAAATGGCAAAACGGGATTAGTGAAGTGGTATGCCAGCCTAGACAAGACTTTTGGAGTCTTCTGCTTCTCTGCCACAG CTCCTCAAAAATCCACCATGTCCGCCGTGACCTCCTCAACTTTGTTCCCGACAACACCCACCGTACCGCCACTCCCTTCCTCAACAACCGTTTCTTCCCCTTCACCAGCCACAACCAACAAAGTGCCCCTGCTTTGGACATTCATTTCAGCCCATGCCTCCACTTCCTCTCCACCTCTTCCTCCCCATTCCTTCTATTCATCTTCCTCAGCCCATCCTTTTCCTTCTCATGTCGTAACATCATCATTGGCGTCTACCCCCACCCTGACTCATGCTTCTAATCAGCAAAGACCCACCGAGGCCCCCCTGAAAG CATTTTGGTCAGTGCTCATCGTCCTGGCTGTCGTCTTCATGGTGGTGATCGCGACCGGATTATTGTGTTATTACTACAAACT GAAAAATGAACCCTTTAGGTCAAGGGCCCTACAGGGGGACGACCTGGAAGCCGAAATGTGGAAGCCCACTGACAGCCGGACAGATCTACATGATCAGCTGAAAGAAGACcatgaggaagaggaagaagaggagcaaAGAGATGCAAAGTACTCCAGTGACATTATGCTGTGTGTGAACCCACAATTTAGGGGTGGCAACACTATGTTATGA